One genomic segment of Motacilla alba alba isolate MOTALB_02 chromosome 1A, Motacilla_alba_V1.0_pri, whole genome shotgun sequence includes these proteins:
- the CHADL gene encoding chondroadherin-like protein, which produces MGPSWGLLLLAAALGATAAARCPAPCVCDNLRAHVLCLNGSLTAIPDTIPELTRKLDLRGNSFTVIPAEAFLATPYLTHLDLQHCKVERLEEGAFRGLGRLVYLNLASNGIALLYQESLDGLFSLQQLILEGNRIEEIQPGAFGHLGSLTVLDLRANALVYLPDMVFQGLQVLRWLRLSHNALHVLGSEAFAALPALRRLSLDHNELQALPAEALARLDGATRLDLGHNPITYVAEEALAMASLRHLFLDHASLQDVAPDAFARSPQLRILDLRENQLQGLPPLAGAGGLVRVSLDGNPLLCSCLLRPFHKWLARARVQAEGACAAPPALRGRSLNSLKSPEMRCSRLRPSPSPTAPPEQPSSAGSRRCPRGCVCSPDFHHGSCENRDLQEIPRNFPEDTRLLDLRRNPFRTVPPDAFPGLKELVSLHLQRCSIRVLHPGALRGLESLVYLYLTNNHLSTLTAAAFEGAPQLAYLDLDHNAFTRVPAGTFRLLPNLISLHLQHNAIRELVEGDLAGARGLRWLYLAGNAIRHIAPAALAPTKMLEKLQLEGNHLSEVPTAALRGLPALSELKLSQNPIKHMGDGVFLPVASSLQHLYLDNMGLERISPHAFTGLGPKIRSLYLESNKMRNIPDMSNFTGLEILNLQDVPFHCDCQLLPLHRWINKLNLCVGATCDSPAEAQGLKVKLSTTFQTCSGWGQGKAGENNPNKTKAASKPSKKKRSGKSPARGFSKSRA; this is translated from the exons ATGGGGCCATCCTGGGGGCTCCTCCTGCTTGCAGCGGCCTTGGGGGCGACAGCTGCTGCCCGCTGCCCTGCACCCTGTGTCTGCGATAACCTCCGTGCCCATGTCCTGTGTCTCAATGGGAGCCTGACTGCCATCCCTGACACCATCCCagag CTCACCAGAAAACTAGACCTTCGGGGCAACAGTTTCACGGTCATCCCAGCGGAAGCCTTCCTTGCTACCCCCTACCTGACACACTTAGACCTGCAGCATTGCAAGgtggagaggctggaggaagGGGCTTTCCGGGGTCTGGGGAGGCTTGTCTACCTCAACCTGGCCTCCAATGGCATAGCCCTCCTCTACCAGGAATCCCTGGATGGGCTcttttccctccagcagctcattCTGGAGGGGAATCGCATTGAGGAGATACAGCCGGGTGCTTTTGGCCATCTGGGGTCCCTCACTGTCCTCGACCTGAGGGCAAATGCTTTGGTCTACCTCCCAGACATGGTCTTCCAGGGTCTGCAGGTTCTTAGGTGGCTCCGGCTGTCTCACAATGCCCTCCATGTGCTGGGCAGTGAGGCCTTcgctgctctgcctgccctgcgcAGGCTGAGCCTGGACCACAATGAGCTGCAGGCACTACCGGCTGAGGCCCttgccaggctggatggggctaCTCGGCTAGATCTGGGCCACAACCCCATCACCTATGTGGCTGAGGAAGCCCTGGCCATGGCCTCGCTGAGGCACCTCTTTCTGGACCATGCCTCCCTCCAGGATGTGGCACCCGATGCCTTTGCCCGCAGTCCCCAGCTCCGTATTCTGGACCTCCGGGAAAaccagctgcaggggctgccacccctggctggggcaggggggctggTAAGGGTCAGCCTGGATGGGAACCctcttctctgctcctgcctcctgcgTCCCTTCCACAAGTGGCTGGCAAGGGCACGAGTACAGGCTgaaggtgcctgtgctgcacCCCCTGCCCTCCGTGGCCGGTCCCTCAACTCCCTGAAGTCCCCTGAGATGAGATGCAGTCGCCTCCGGCCATCCCCTAGCCCCACCGCACCGCCAGAGCAGCCAAgttcagctggcagcaggcgGTGTCCCCGGGGATGCGTCTGCTCCCCTGATTTCCATCATGGGTCCTGTGAGAATAGGGACCTGCAGGAGATCCCTCGGAACTTCCCTGAGGACACCCGCCTTCTCGACCTGCGCCGAAACCCCTTCAGGACAGTGCCACCGGATGCCTTCCCTggcctgaaggagctggtgTCGCTCCACCTACAGAGGTGCAGCATCAGAGTGCTGCACCCCGGGGCACTCCGGGGCCTGGAGAGCCTGGTCTACCTGTACCTCACCAACAACCACCTCTCCACCCTGACGGCTGCTGCCTTTGAGGGGGCCCCACAGCTGGCCTACCTTGACCTGGACCACAACGCCTTCACCCGTGTGCCTGCAGGCACCTTCCGGCTCTTGCCCAACCTCATCTCCCTCCATCTGCAGCACAACGCCATCAGGGAACTGGTGGAGGGCGACCTGGCCGGAGCCAGGGGGCTCCGCTGGCTCTACCTAGCTGGGAATGCCATCAGGCACAttgccccagctgccctggctcccaccaagatgctggaaaagctgcagctggagggaaaccACTTGTCAGaggtgcccacagcagccctgcgAGGCCTGCCTGCCCTGAGTGAGTTGAAGCTGTCCCAGAACCCCATCAAGCACATGGGGGATGGTGTGTTCCTACCAGTGgcctccagcctgcagcacctctACCTGGACAACATGGGCCTGGAGCGG ATTTCCCCTCATGCCTTCACTGGCCTCGGTCCCAAGATCAGAAGCCTCTACCTGGAGAGcaacaaaatgagaaacataCCTGACATGAGCAACTTCACGGGGTTGGAGATCCTCAACCTGCAGGATGTGCCTTTCCACTGTGACTGCCAGCTCCTTCCGCTGCACAG GTGGATCAACAAACTCAACCTCTGCGTAGGGGCCACCTGCGATTCCCCTGCAGAAGCCCAGGGGTTGAAGGTGAAGCTTTCCACCACTTTCCAAACTTGTTctggctggggacaaggcaAGGCTGGGGAAAACAATCCTAACAAGACTAAGGCTGCAAGCAAGCCCAGCAAGAAAAAGAGGTCGGGAAAATCTCCAGCCAGAGGCTTCAGTAAGAGCAGAGCTTAG